A single genomic interval of Pyrus communis chromosome 5, drPyrComm1.1, whole genome shotgun sequence harbors:
- the LOC137733427 gene encoding DNA-directed RNA polymerase V subunit 5C, with protein MAIVKGDGVVPGSDGGSGRPGCITSHVAEGSVESFRFYLCRRTVMEMLRDRGCNVSDSYLNLSLTEFLSEFGPNADHERLSVCVPLRSKPSKKIVVIFCGTDEIRKRNMCGIYAGLPNKASIHQLILVLQSKMNCYARKELEKYPFKVDTFHISDLLVNITKHVSQPKLEILAAEEKKKLLMKYNLEDKKLPLMLATDATARYYGLEKGHVVKVNYSGGFAGPLETYRCVA; from the exons ATGGCTATCGTGAAAGGGGATGGCGTCGTTCCGGGCAGCGACGGAGGCAGCGGAAGGCCGGGGTGCATAACGAGCCACGTGGCAGAAGGGAGCGTGGAGAGCTTCAGGTTCTACCTGTGCCGTCGTACAGTCATGGAAATGCTGAGGGACCGAGGCTGCAACGTCTCTGACTCGTACCTCAATCTCTCGCTCACTGAGTTCCTCTCCGAGTTCGGCCCCAACGCGGACCATGAACGCCTCAGCGTCTGCGTCCCTCTCCGCTCCAAGCCCTCCAAGAAG ATTGTTGTCATCTTTTGTGGAACCGACGAGATAAGGAAACGCAATATGTGCGGTATCTATGCTGGCCTCCCGAACAAAGCAAGTATTCACCAGCTGATTCTTGTCTTACAAAGTAAAATGAACTGCTATGCTCGGAAAGAACTTGAAAAGTATCCGTTTAAAGTTGACACTTTCCAT ATCTCGGACTTGCTGGTGAATATCACAAAGCATGTTTCACAGCCGAAGCTTGAGATACTTGCTGctgaagaaaagaagaagctGCTAATGAAATACAACTTGGAAGACAAGAAG CTCCCTCTGATGCTGGCAACTGATGCAACTGCACGATACTACGGATTGGAGAAAGGGCACGTGGTAAAAGTCAATTACAGCGGTGGATTTGCTGGACCACTTGAAACTTACCGCTGCGTCGCTTGA
- the LOC137733402 gene encoding protein LNK2-like isoform X1, with protein sequence MFDWNDEELANIIWSEAVESDDHIVPYNEASEDYRNKKQWKQESHTIKPTEQKTHGPKIDLQDRMLESSPNFDTSEGISTSEFGMDSWPDLSLANVAKSEQHCIAEAIQLDKDGEIFQNSNEGKEQGDLVDYGWANIGSFDDLDRIFSNDDTIFGNVSLGNADELWSSTRDAADSPIKAFPVSSDSPSFTSGAVTNASEYLEIKTDYIQKDNQSITPGYGKMDYSASYGLQNAHAALDHVEYAGGKSKTMEKEQSDVDTGRSTLTKSSLNAENSSSPNETADKVSGQKKIMRCRKKLEEKSEEKSLQDFYGTWPSSRTPSGHFENQLECIMVESSPSTAPKQKRLLQGPEPLPYQHIPNQCAAQSTYGNLTNPSTHVSSHIQPGKFKHQNLFSGYEVSSGNANAINKLVDTSAKPLTMSPQEKIEKLRRRQQLQAMLAIQKQQQQFSHQISSTNQSSTQKGPQENQIQHFERADLEVEGLSTLPSLDPNSTVEQDDSTIVSAAIDDHSAEDTILYRLQYIISKLDIKIRICIRDSLYRLAQSAMRRHYASDTSSSNKSSKVEGEVIAKEEINSHSRFGKIPDLETETNPIDRTVAHLLFHRPLDSSGKKSDTSESPISTKLSCEHKTAGLVNLSNECFPDSLKNKQCFPRQGSESCRPFPEPGSVDQFKNSLLMGTSENASSSGPDHGGTMEVEASL encoded by the exons ATGTTTGATTGGAACGACGAGGAG ctTGCAAACATAATATGGAGTGAGGCAGTTGAGAGTGATGATCATATTGTGCCTTACAACGAGGCAAGTGAGGATTATCGTAACAAGAAGCAATGGAAACAAGAATCTCACACCATCAAGCCTACCGAACAGAAGACCCATGGGCCCAAGATTGACTTGCAAGACAGAATGTTGGAAAGCAGTCCTAATTTTGACACCAGTGAAGGAATTTCTACCTCTGAATTTGGAATGGACTCGTGGCCAGATTTATCATTAGCTAATGTTGCCAAAAGTGAACAGCATTGCATAG CTGAGGCAATCCAACTGGATAAAGATGgtgaaatttttcaaaattcgAATGAAGGTAAAGAACAAGGTGATCTTGTTGACTACGGATGGGCTAACATTGGAAGTTTTGATGATCTTGACCGGATTTTTAG CAATGATGACACTATATTTGGCAATGTAAGTCTTGGTAATGCTGACGAGCTGTGGTCTTCCACTAGAGATGCAGCTGACAGTCCAATCAAGGCCTTTCCTGTTTCTTCAGACTCACCAAGTTTCACATCAGGTGCAGTAACGAATGCTTCTGAGTATTTGGAAATTAAAACAGACTATATCCAGAAAGATAACCAGTCAATCACCCCAGGCTATGGGAAGATGGATTATTCTGCAAGTTATGGTCTGCAGAATGCACATGCCGCACTTGATCATGTAGAATATGCTGGAGGTAAAAGTAAGACCATGGAAAAGGAACAG TCAGATGTGGACACGGGACGAAGCACTCTGACAAAATCTTCCTTGAATGCCGAAaattcttcttccccaaatgaAACAGCTGATAAG GTTTCTGGGCAGAAAAAAATAATGAGGTGTCGTAAAAAGTTGGAGGAAAAAAGTGAGGAGAAATCATTGCAAGATTTTTATGGTACTTGGCCTTCATCAAGAACCCCTTCTGGACATTTTGAGAACCAATTGGAATGCATCATGGTAGAATCCTCTCCTTCTACAGCTCCCAAGCAGAAGAGACTGCTTCAAGGACCCGAGCCTTTACCCTACCAGCATATCCCAAACCAATGTGCAGCCCAGTCTACGTATGGGAACCTCACAAATCCATCTACGCATGTGTCATCTCACATTCAACCTGGGAAATTTAAGCATCAAAATTTGTTTTCTGGTTATGAAGTTTCTTCTGGGAATGCAAATGCTATAAACAAGTTAGTAGATACCTCAGCAAAGCCTCTAACCATGTCTCCTCAAGAGAAAATTGAAAAGTTAAGGAGGCGGCAGCAACTACAGGCAATGCTTGCCATTCAgaagcaacaacaacaatttaGTCATCAAATCTCTAGTACCAATCAGTCTAGCACTCAAAAAGGCCCTCAAGAAAATCAAATTCAGCATTTTGAGAGAGCTGATCTGGAAGTTGAAGGCTTAAGTACTCTTCCTTCTCTGGACCCGAACTCAACCGTAGAACAAGATGATTCCACTATTGTTTCTGCAGCAATTGATGATCACTCAGCGGAGGATACAATACTTTACAGGCTTCAATATATTATATCGAAG TTGGACATCAAAATAAGAATTTGCATACGGGATAGCTTGTACCGGTTGGCTCAAAGTGCAATGCGGAGGCATTATGCTAGTGATACTAGCAGTTCAAACAAAAGTAGCAAGGTTGAGGGTGAAGTCATTGCAAAGGAGGAAATCAATAGTCATAGCAG GTTTGGTAAAATACCAGATTTGGAAACAGAGACCAATCCCATAGATCGAACTGTGGCTCATTTGCTCTTCCATAGACCCTTGGATTCATCGGGAAAAAAGTCTGACACATCTGAATCACCTATTTCTACCAAGTTGTCATGTGAACACAAAACAGCAGGCTTGGTGAACTTGTCAAATGAATGCTTTCCCGACAGTCTGAAGAACAAGCAGTGCTTTCCTCGCCAAGGATCTGAAAGTTGTCGCCCATTCCCTGAGCCCGGTTCTGTGGACCAGTTTAAAAACAGTCTTCTGATGGGTACCTCAGAAAACGCATCTAGCAGTGGTCCAGATCATGGTGGAACTATGGAGGTTGAAGCCTCTCTGTGA
- the LOC137733402 gene encoding protein LNK2-like isoform X2 has protein sequence MFDWNDEELANIIWSEAVESDDHIVPYNEASEDYRNKKQWKQESHTIKPTEQKTHGPKIDLQDRMLESSPNFDTSEGISTSEFGMDSWPDLSLANVAKSEQHCIAEAIQLDKDGEIFQNSNEGKEQGDLVDYGWANIGSFDDLDRIFSNDDTIFGNVSLGNADELWSSTRDAADSPIKAFPVSSDSPSFTSGYGKMDYSASYGLQNAHAALDHVEYAGGKSKTMEKEQSDVDTGRSTLTKSSLNAENSSSPNETADKVSGQKKIMRCRKKLEEKSEEKSLQDFYGTWPSSRTPSGHFENQLECIMVESSPSTAPKQKRLLQGPEPLPYQHIPNQCAAQSTYGNLTNPSTHVSSHIQPGKFKHQNLFSGYEVSSGNANAINKLVDTSAKPLTMSPQEKIEKLRRRQQLQAMLAIQKQQQQFSHQISSTNQSSTQKGPQENQIQHFERADLEVEGLSTLPSLDPNSTVEQDDSTIVSAAIDDHSAEDTILYRLQYIISKLDIKIRICIRDSLYRLAQSAMRRHYASDTSSSNKSSKVEGEVIAKEEINSHSRFGKIPDLETETNPIDRTVAHLLFHRPLDSSGKKSDTSESPISTKLSCEHKTAGLVNLSNECFPDSLKNKQCFPRQGSESCRPFPEPGSVDQFKNSLLMGTSENASSSGPDHGGTMEVEASL, from the exons ATGTTTGATTGGAACGACGAGGAG ctTGCAAACATAATATGGAGTGAGGCAGTTGAGAGTGATGATCATATTGTGCCTTACAACGAGGCAAGTGAGGATTATCGTAACAAGAAGCAATGGAAACAAGAATCTCACACCATCAAGCCTACCGAACAGAAGACCCATGGGCCCAAGATTGACTTGCAAGACAGAATGTTGGAAAGCAGTCCTAATTTTGACACCAGTGAAGGAATTTCTACCTCTGAATTTGGAATGGACTCGTGGCCAGATTTATCATTAGCTAATGTTGCCAAAAGTGAACAGCATTGCATAG CTGAGGCAATCCAACTGGATAAAGATGgtgaaatttttcaaaattcgAATGAAGGTAAAGAACAAGGTGATCTTGTTGACTACGGATGGGCTAACATTGGAAGTTTTGATGATCTTGACCGGATTTTTAG CAATGATGACACTATATTTGGCAATGTAAGTCTTGGTAATGCTGACGAGCTGTGGTCTTCCACTAGAGATGCAGCTGACAGTCCAATCAAGGCCTTTCCTGTTTCTTCAGACTCACCAAGTTTCACATCAG GCTATGGGAAGATGGATTATTCTGCAAGTTATGGTCTGCAGAATGCACATGCCGCACTTGATCATGTAGAATATGCTGGAGGTAAAAGTAAGACCATGGAAAAGGAACAG TCAGATGTGGACACGGGACGAAGCACTCTGACAAAATCTTCCTTGAATGCCGAAaattcttcttccccaaatgaAACAGCTGATAAG GTTTCTGGGCAGAAAAAAATAATGAGGTGTCGTAAAAAGTTGGAGGAAAAAAGTGAGGAGAAATCATTGCAAGATTTTTATGGTACTTGGCCTTCATCAAGAACCCCTTCTGGACATTTTGAGAACCAATTGGAATGCATCATGGTAGAATCCTCTCCTTCTACAGCTCCCAAGCAGAAGAGACTGCTTCAAGGACCCGAGCCTTTACCCTACCAGCATATCCCAAACCAATGTGCAGCCCAGTCTACGTATGGGAACCTCACAAATCCATCTACGCATGTGTCATCTCACATTCAACCTGGGAAATTTAAGCATCAAAATTTGTTTTCTGGTTATGAAGTTTCTTCTGGGAATGCAAATGCTATAAACAAGTTAGTAGATACCTCAGCAAAGCCTCTAACCATGTCTCCTCAAGAGAAAATTGAAAAGTTAAGGAGGCGGCAGCAACTACAGGCAATGCTTGCCATTCAgaagcaacaacaacaatttaGTCATCAAATCTCTAGTACCAATCAGTCTAGCACTCAAAAAGGCCCTCAAGAAAATCAAATTCAGCATTTTGAGAGAGCTGATCTGGAAGTTGAAGGCTTAAGTACTCTTCCTTCTCTGGACCCGAACTCAACCGTAGAACAAGATGATTCCACTATTGTTTCTGCAGCAATTGATGATCACTCAGCGGAGGATACAATACTTTACAGGCTTCAATATATTATATCGAAG TTGGACATCAAAATAAGAATTTGCATACGGGATAGCTTGTACCGGTTGGCTCAAAGTGCAATGCGGAGGCATTATGCTAGTGATACTAGCAGTTCAAACAAAAGTAGCAAGGTTGAGGGTGAAGTCATTGCAAAGGAGGAAATCAATAGTCATAGCAG GTTTGGTAAAATACCAGATTTGGAAACAGAGACCAATCCCATAGATCGAACTGTGGCTCATTTGCTCTTCCATAGACCCTTGGATTCATCGGGAAAAAAGTCTGACACATCTGAATCACCTATTTCTACCAAGTTGTCATGTGAACACAAAACAGCAGGCTTGGTGAACTTGTCAAATGAATGCTTTCCCGACAGTCTGAAGAACAAGCAGTGCTTTCCTCGCCAAGGATCTGAAAGTTGTCGCCCATTCCCTGAGCCCGGTTCTGTGGACCAGTTTAAAAACAGTCTTCTGATGGGTACCTCAGAAAACGCATCTAGCAGTGGTCCAGATCATGGTGGAACTATGGAGGTTGAAGCCTCTCTGTGA